The DNA window CTCGGTCCGGGTCCAGCAGGCTACCCGACACCCGACCGCGGCCTGAGCGAGCGGAAGATACTCGCCATCGGCGCCCGCTCCACCTACCTCACCGTGCTGGCCGAGCGCCTCCGGATCGACCGGCACGACGTGACGCTCACCCACTCCCTGGAGGAGGCCGCCCAGCTCCTCTCGATCACCAGCGTGGACTGCATCGTGGTGGACGCCGCCGCGCCCGGCATCGACGCCGACGAGGTGTGTCGACGCCTGAAGCGCACGGCGACCTGGGCCTCCATCCCCGTCCTCCTGCTGGTCGACACACCGCCTCAGATCCGAGCGAACGGCCCCCTCTCACCCAACCTCGACGTGGTGACGGCCCGCTCGACGAACCTCACCTCCGTCCGCGCGCGGCTGAGAGAGCTGCTGCGGCAGCACAGCGCGGAATCGAGACAGAAGGGCCCACCGCCTTCCTCGAAGGAAGGCGTGAGCTCTCTCTTCAACCGCCTCGTCGCCGCGAGCGGGCTCCCGGCCGGCTCGGCCCGGATCACCCTGGAGCAGATCCTCCTGCGCGCCGGGATCGACGCGCACACCCTCACGGCGGAGCAGCTCCAGGCCGCGCTGCCGACCCTCGAGGATGGCCTCCTCGTCTTCATGCCTGCCGACGAGGTGCGCTCCCGCCTCCGGGCGATTGCAGCGCTCGCACGTCTCGCCGCCTCCACGCGCGCTTGATGCGGAACCGAGCCGCCCTGCGTAGAGTACGCGCCTCGATATCCCAGGAGGGAAGGATCCCATGAGCGACATCAACCGCGTTCTCCGTCTCGCCGCGCGCCCCAAGGGCATGGTCCAGGACAGCGACTTCGACCTCCGGGAAGAGCCGCGACCGGAGCTCACGAAAGAAGGACAGGTCCTGGTTCGCAACCTCTACCTGTCCGTGGATCCCACGCAGCGCGGCTGGATCGAGCGCGACTCGTACCTGCCCGCCGTGGCCATCGGCGAGGTCATGCGCTCCTTCGGCGCCGGCCGGGTGGTCGCCTCGAACGACCCCGACTTCGCACCGGGAGACCTGGTGAGCGGCATGGTCGGCTGGCAGGACCACGTCGTGCTGCCCACGAAGGGTGGCGGGCGCCCCACGAAGCTACCCCCCGGTGTCCCCCTCACCAACGCGCTGAGCATCCTCGGCTTGACCGGGCTGACGGCGTACTTCGGGCTGCTCGACATCGGCCGCCCGAAAGAAGGGGAGACCGTGGTCGTCTCCGGCGCCGCGGGCGCCACCGGCATGGCGGTCGGACAGATCGCGAAGCTGAAGGGTTGTCGCGTCGTCGGCATCGCCGGGGGCAAGGACAAGTGCGACTGGATCACGGGCGAACTCGGCTTCGACGCCGCCATCGACTACAAGGCGGAGGACGTCGCGAAGCGGCTCGAAGAGACCTGCCCCAAGCGGATCGACATCTACTTCGACAACGTGGGGGGCGACATCCTCGACGCCGCGCTGCTCCACCTCGCCATGCGCGGACGGGTGGTCCTGTGCGGGGCCATCTCCGGGTACAACGACGCCAGCGCGTTGAAGGGCCCCAAGAACTACCTCAGCCTCCTGGTCCAGCGCGGCCGCATGGAGGGCTTCATCATCCTCGATTACTTCGATCGCGTCGGGGAAGCCTTCCAGGAACTCGGCGCCTGGTTCCAGGCCGGGAAGCTCAAGGATCGGGTGGACGTGGTCGACGGGTTGGAGAACGCTCCGGCCGCGCTTCGTCGTCTGTTCACGGGAAAGAACACCGGCAAGCAGCTCCTCAAAATCGCCGAGGGCTGAATCGAACCGATGGCCGTCGGCTGAATCGATGAGGGCCCCCCCCGGGTCTCCTGGGCCCTCATTGACAACCCACCTCCGCAGCGCTCCCATCCGCCGCCCATGGGCCTGGTCCTCCTGGTCTTCGCGGCGACGTACATCCTGATCACGGCGCGTCACCTGCGCTTCTTGCCCATTGGCCGTCCCGCGGGCGCGCTGCTGGGCGCCTGCGCGATGGTCGCGATCGGAGAGATGTCGCCGCCCTGGGGGCTGCACCCGGCCGAGGCATTCGGCGCGGTCGAACCCAACACCATCGGCCTCTTGCTCGGCATGATGTTGCTCGCCGCAGCGCTCGACGAAGGCGGCTTCTTCGAGCAGCTCGCCGCGATGGTCACGCGCCGTCGGCTCTCACCGCGCGCACTGCTCCACGTGATCACCCTCGGTTCGGGCCTGCTCGCCGCCTTGCTGGTGAACGACTCGGTCTGCGTGATGGCCACCCCGGTCGTCGCGCGCATCGTCCGGCACATGGGCTTGCCACGCGTCCCCTACCTGCTCGCCCTGGCCATGGGCGCGAACGCGGGCAGCGCGCTCACCGTGGCGGGCAACCCGCAGAACATGCTGGTCGCGCAGCTCTCGGGGATCTCCTACAGCGAGTACCTGCTCAAG is part of the Chondromyces crocatus genome and encodes:
- a CDS encoding response regulator, producing MYPDILIIDDSLTVRTDLQSALTAAGYRVTACSTMSSGQEELQRQPFALLILDVILPDGDGLDLLRVLKADPDRAATRVIVLSTESEVKSRVRGLVTGADEYVGKPYDPSYILRCVRRFLGPGPAGYPTPDRGLSERKILAIGARSTYLTVLAERLRIDRHDVTLTHSLEEAAQLLSITSVDCIVVDAAAPGIDADEVCRRLKRTATWASIPVLLLVDTPPQIRANGPLSPNLDVVTARSTNLTSVRARLRELLRQHSAESRQKGPPPSSKEGVSSLFNRLVAASGLPAGSARITLEQILLRAGIDAHTLTAEQLQAALPTLEDGLLVFMPADEVRSRLRAIAALARLAASTRA
- a CDS encoding NADP-dependent oxidoreductase — encoded protein: MSDINRVLRLAARPKGMVQDSDFDLREEPRPELTKEGQVLVRNLYLSVDPTQRGWIERDSYLPAVAIGEVMRSFGAGRVVASNDPDFAPGDLVSGMVGWQDHVVLPTKGGGRPTKLPPGVPLTNALSILGLTGLTAYFGLLDIGRPKEGETVVVSGAAGATGMAVGQIAKLKGCRVVGIAGGKDKCDWITGELGFDAAIDYKAEDVAKRLEETCPKRIDIYFDNVGGDILDAALLHLAMRGRVVLCGAISGYNDASALKGPKNYLSLLVQRGRMEGFIILDYFDRVGEAFQELGAWFQAGKLKDRVDVVDGLENAPAALRRLFTGKNTGKQLLKIAEG